A genome region from Bordetella genomosp. 10 includes the following:
- a CDS encoding metal-dependent hydrolase family protein: MTAVLFKNGNLLDPTVDELLEGHDVLVEDGLVKEVSDRPLQAASARVIDVRGKTVMPGFIDLHGHVMATQLNLSAQGVLPDALVMMRAVPIMAAMLRRGFTTVRDAGGAGWGLKCAVEEDTVVGPRLFISGHAISQTGGHGDPRPRSDHLRPMSFCGCCFRAGDIGRVADGVDEVRKAVRQELQMGADQIKIMASGGVASPTDPIAAWGYSDDEIRAIVHEARARQTYVMAHSYTAEAIERAVGMGVRTIEHGNLVDERVARLMAEKGAYAVPTLVTYEALANEGAQYGLPEASVVKIASVREAGLDSLSLFKRAGVKMGFGTDLLGPSQRLQSDEFRIRAGVLGNRDVIRSATLVGAEVLNMQDKLGRLAAGAHADVLVVDGDPYKDISCLLGQGERIPLVMKGGKIYHDHLD, translated from the coding sequence ATGACCGCCGTCCTGTTCAAGAATGGAAATCTGCTGGACCCCACCGTGGATGAGCTGCTGGAAGGCCATGACGTCCTGGTCGAGGACGGCCTGGTCAAGGAGGTCTCCGACCGTCCCTTGCAGGCGGCGTCGGCCCGGGTGATCGACGTCCGCGGCAAGACCGTCATGCCCGGCTTCATCGACCTGCACGGCCACGTCATGGCCACGCAACTGAACCTGAGCGCGCAGGGCGTGCTGCCCGATGCGCTGGTGATGATGCGGGCGGTGCCCATCATGGCGGCCATGCTGCGGCGCGGCTTCACCACCGTGCGCGACGCGGGCGGCGCCGGCTGGGGGCTGAAGTGCGCGGTCGAGGAAGACACGGTCGTGGGCCCGCGCCTGTTCATCTCGGGCCATGCCATCAGCCAGACCGGCGGCCACGGCGATCCGCGGCCGCGTTCGGATCACCTGCGTCCCATGAGCTTCTGCGGCTGCTGTTTCCGCGCCGGCGACATCGGGCGCGTGGCCGACGGCGTGGACGAGGTGCGCAAGGCCGTGCGGCAGGAACTGCAGATGGGCGCGGACCAGATCAAGATCATGGCGTCGGGCGGCGTGGCCTCGCCCACCGATCCCATCGCCGCATGGGGCTATTCGGACGACGAGATCCGCGCCATCGTGCACGAGGCGCGCGCCCGCCAGACCTACGTGATGGCGCACTCCTATACCGCGGAGGCCATCGAGCGCGCCGTCGGGATGGGCGTGCGCACCATCGAGCACGGCAACCTGGTCGACGAGCGCGTGGCGCGGCTGATGGCGGAGAAGGGCGCCTATGCGGTGCCCACGCTGGTGACCTACGAGGCGCTGGCCAACGAAGGCGCCCAGTACGGCCTGCCGGAGGCAAGCGTGGTGAAAATCGCGTCGGTGCGCGAGGCCGGGCTCGATTCGCTGTCGCTGTTCAAGCGCGCCGGCGTGAAGATGGGCTTCGGCACCGATCTGCTGGGCCCGTCGCAGCGCCTGCAAAGCGACGAATTCCGCATTCGCGCCGGCGTCCTGGGCAACCGCGACGTCATCCGCAGCGCCACGCTGGTCGGCGCCGAGGTGCTGAACATGCAGGACAAGCTGGGCCGGCTGGCGGCCGGCGCGCATGCCGACGTCCTGGTGGTCGACGGCGATCCCTACAAGGACATTTCCTGCCTGCTGGGCCAGGGCGAGCGCATCCCCCTGGTCATGAAGGGCGGCAAGATATACCACGACCATCTCGATTGA